tcttcagctgttcctgtgggcctgtgtcttgagttcaccaggcagctttcttgcagcagaaaagttggtcttacctgtggtcccgaggctcaagttcgctcgtggggtgctgcccacgggctctctgcagcggcagcaaccaggaagacctgtgctgccccttccgggagcttcagtgcaccagggttccagatggtctttggctttttcctctggcgtccgagatgtgtgtgcagggagcagtctcttctggtttcccaggcttgtccgcctctctgaaggtttagctctccctcccacgggatttgggtgcagagaactgtttatccggtctgtttccttcagggtccggcggggtcctgctgctcctgggccctcccccacgggagcccagaggccttatacagtttcctcttgggccagggatgtgggcaggggtgagcagtgttggtggtctcttccgctctgcagcctcaggagtgcccacctgaccagtcggttgggtttctctctcaccgggtctgggagcagagagctgctgtgggccgggatccgcgggtgggggacttccCTGTGCAATATACTCTTAAGGAATCAGGTTAGGACTTGTTTACATATGcgtagcccagggagtggcactgttagaggGTCTCCTATTCTTATTTTGAAGCCAAATACCACTGCATATGTCACTCTCTGAAGCTGAGACTCAGTCAAAGAAGATCTCAGTCTCCAAAGGAGTttgttctaaaaaaaaatagctttagTTGATGGTGTGAGAGACACCTCAGGAAATCTAAGAGCAggaaaatagtcttccccaggaaatAACAGAGCAATTGGTTATACAATACCAAGTATCgactctgaaaatacaaaaaagtaaCATTATACACACTGAAAAGGTTGttcttgaatgtgtgtgtgtgtgtgtgtgtgtgtgtgtgcgtgcatgtttaGTAGTGCAAcaacaattaatttttaaaaagattatgaaCTTGAAAAAGACCAAGAGAGGACTTATATAATTAtatcacaaacaaaaaaataaaataattaatgatgaacaaaaaagagaatgaatCATGTTATTTCAAAtgcaaaacattaaaattaagtacttgtaagaaaacaaaaccctctgCTGTTCAATAATCTTTCAGAAATTTGATATTAAATTAATTCTAATCAAATGAATATTTGTGCTATTTTGATTTCTAACACATTTATATCAAGAAACCCTTCCATAGAGATACAATCTACATCCTACCTCAGGACTTTGTGTCTTGTTACCTTATGAATGGTATCTTGTTCAGTGAGaagacattcttttttcttttatttaaaattgattttttttcatgtgatATATTCTGTCtactcttttccttccctccacaGCTCCTAGTACTTCACCACCTGTGTTCTCATCCAGACCTACCATCTTTATGTCcctcattaaaaaataaacaatggataataataataataataataataataataataataatatatgataagataaaaacaaatctaaataggataaaacaaataagcagaaggaaaagagcccaagagaaggcacaagagtaCAGACCCACTCATAACCaagggaacattgtggaagaggaggaagaaagagtgtAAAAGcaaaggggatggaggacaccaagaaagaaGGCCTTCTAAACAGAGTTGGATTGatgcacatataaaataaatggatagaAGGGGAGCACTCACAGGGCCTGTATCTGATGGTGTCATAGAGGTGAAAGTAGAAGTGGACACATGCTCCCATTCCTAACTCAGAAACAATGTCCAATTGTTAACCACCTGcatttagaaattttttttataatgtaGTCCCACTGAAGAAATGAACTACTCTTAACAATAGATTTTAGGCTTAGCAGTGGATgatcaacagaaaacaaactaaattACATATGGGGAACTTTCTTGTCTTATAATATCATATcaaggatttttcttttaatatttttacttttaacattttctcattattttatcccaaagattctgagcatacacacacaggcacacacacaaacacacacacacacacacacacacacacacacacacacacatgcttccaattttgtgtttttgtggaACTCCTGAGTGTGTTTCAGTTGAAAACTGCAATGTCACCTCTAATAGTCCATTAGATTGATGCTTCTAAAGGTTAAGATTATATTACAAAGGTAAACATTCCAAATATGAGCACTTCAAGCACAAGATTCACTATTCTTGACATAGTCTCCATTTGGGCCTGGGTAGTACTAGAAATACTTCATTAGGAAAGCTCTTAATGGTAAACAGAGAGTGTGATGGAATGTGTGCAACAAATGCAAAGATGAGGTGAATAACAGAAGATAAGAAAGAAACAGGTTGGAACAGAATGACGCACTGAGATCACTGCAGGGAGGAAGCAATGGAAAAACTATAAAGCCCATGCAAATAAGACTGCATGATGCAAACTTTTACTCTGGATGGCATTCTAAAGCTTAATTATAAGTGTCTTTAAGGCAAAATATCTAAGACAGTCACTAATAAACTTaaatttctcatttaaaatgttacattttagCACAGTTACCGAAAATGAAATTTGGTGGAGAATCTTCCTTTCCAGCAATCTATTCTCTGACAGTCAACAAACCCTCCAAATATTAGTTAATGCAGCATCAATCTTGTACTTGAAGTTATCGTTCTTggaatgtttaattttaaaaataaccttagCCACTAGGAACATGCAACACATCATTTAAATGGACTGTTAGATGTGAAATTCCCTGTCTCTAATCACTTCAGTCTTCATAAGATTCTCAATGAATCTTGAAACGTTTGAATTTATACCACATTTAGTATCTATAAAAGTGCTTTACATGTTTATGTCTATAGCAATTATTTCATCTGATCCTCACTTTGAGGTTCTTCAATGGCTTCAAATCTCTGCATAACTATAGTACAAATTCTTACTGTGTCTTGATTTTCTAAGGTTTATTtttgaatttatgtgtatgtctatgagtCTGAATATATTTGTGCCATGAGAATTAAGGTACACAGAAGCTTAAAGGGATCAGATCCCTTGAAACTATATTTAGACAGTTGTAAACCACCTTGTGTAGGGGCTAGGAACAAAAATTTCCATACTCTAATCAAAGAGTTATTTGCTTAACTGATGACCCATTTCTCCAAAGTCCAGACATTTAATAAAATCCTGATATTATTAATATGGAAAACTCTAACATAATCATATAAACAAATAACTTCAGAAGGTAGGTACAGCCCTACTTCTTTCTGTTTTACTAACAACACACAAAAGAATTTAGCACTCACGGCAGGAAGCTTACAACTGTCTaagtgttatatatatatatatatatatatatatatatatatatatatatataaacactttGGGCTTTTACTCTTCCACATAAGTGCCAACTAGTGCAAATGCAATGTACCAACTACTGCAACCAAATACTGACTCCAATTTTTCATTAAATAGTGTCCAGAGAGGACCTATAGTATACCCTTAGAGATAACCTAAGACCAGGGAAATATGTGGATTCTGGAGTCATGAGGGTTGTTGCAAAATTATTTGTGTGCTATGAATTCTATTTATTATCGAAAATTAATAAaagtatcaaaatatattttaaagatatataaatgtGATATTAAACTGATTAAGTTTATATGAACTGTATCAGAAAGATACAGAAACTAGTTTTGGTAATTTTTACAATATAGGTGAGCCCCTATAAAATTTAGAAATGAACTTCATATAGTACAGGTCAGTTTGATTAATACAGTTGTTTCTAAATGATGAAAGTTGTAAGGCAACATTTATGTGTAGATCACGACTTTTTCTTCTCGTGTATATGAATGGACTATTTGTCTGCTCTAGTGAATGAATGTGAAACTCTAGGTAAGAAAACTCAACTGTCCTGGGAGTAATGCTAAAACAGTAGATTTTTGCTGGCTAGGTTCTTAAGAAGCAAACAATGTGAAAAGCTACATGTGAGATATTGGAAAATTATTTCTTCACGTCAGGATTGTCTTTATTATGGATTATATGTTTATCAAAACGTCACAGTGTAGACATTGAATCACAATAATATTTATTCAAAAGCAAGGATAAACAGGAAAACCAGATGGAAGAATAGAGGCAACGCTAGTTAATGTTCCATATTGCAATGAAAACAATGTTATCCATATTTTGGTTATAATCTCCCAAAATGGATgatgattaaaaagaaatttagtaGTTATTTTTACAGAAATTACAGGATAAAATTTTGATTATTCCaaaataaattgcttttatatataagtaaaatGTTGAAGTGCACTACAATTTTAATTAAACATAATATTTACACAAAATTGTTCTTTGAAAAATTCTTCACCAACATGAGAGATatctattttttttgttgttaaattcttttttttaattgacttgagtatttcttatatacatttagagtgttattccctttcccggtttccgggcaaacatcccctaccccctccccttctttatgggtgttcccctccccatcctccccccattgttgcCCTctctccaacaatctagttcactgggggtccagtcttagcaggacccagggcttccccttccactggtgctcttactaggatattcattgctacctattaggtcagagtccagggtcagtccatgtatagtctttaggtagtggcttagtccctggaagctctggttgcttggcattgttgtacatatggggtctcgagccccttcaagctcttccagttctttctctgaccttcaacaggggtcctattctcagttcagtggtttgctgctggcattcgcctctgtgtttgctgtattctggctgtgtctctcaggagcgatctacaaccagctcctgtcggtctgcacttctttgcttcatccatcttgtctaattggatggctgtatatgtatgggcgacatgtggggcaggctctgaatgggtgttccttctgtgtctgttttaatctttgcctctctattccctgccaagggcattcttgttccccttttaaagaaggagtgaagcattcacattttgatcatccgtcttgagtttcatttgttctagtcatctagggtaattcaagcatttgggctaatagccacttatcaatgagtgcataccatgtgtgtttttctgtgattgtgttacctcactcaggatgatattttccagttccgaccatttgcctacgaatttcataaattcattgcttttgatagctgagtaatattccattgtgtagatgtacaacattttctgtatccattcctctgttgaagggcatctgggttctttccagcttctggctattataaataaggctgcgatgaacatagtggagcacgtgtcttttttatatgttggggcatcttttgggtatatgcccaagagaggtatagctggatcctcaggcagttcaatgtccaatttgctgaggaacctccagactgatttccagaatggttgtaccagtctgcaatcccaccaacaatggaggagtgttcctctttctccgcatcctcgccagcctctgctgtcatctgagtttttgatcttagccattctcactggtgtgaggtgaaatctcagggttgttttgatttgcatttcccttatgactaaagatgttgaacaattctttaggtgtttctcagccattctgcattcctcagctgtgaattctttttttagctctgaaccccattttttaatagggttatttgtctccctgcggtctaacttcttgagttctttgtatattttggatataaggcctctatctgttgtaggattggtaaagatcttttcccaatctgttggttgccattttgtcctaaccacagtgtcctttgcagttttatgtgatcccatttgtccattcttgatcttagagcctaagccattggtgttttgttcaggaaatttttttccagtgcccatgtgttccagatgcttccctagtttttcttctattagtttgagtgtatctggtttgatgtggaggtccttgatccacttggacctaagctttgtacagggtgataagcctggatcgatctgcattcttctacatgttgacctccagttgaaccagcaccatttgctgaaaatgctatcttttttccatttgatggttttggctcctttgtcaaaaatcaagtgctcataggtgtgtgggttcatttctgggtcttcaattctgttccattggtctatctgtctgtctctgtaccaatatcacgcagtttttaatttttagaaaatataaatattacatgTGTTAATTGGTAATAAAGATATAGAAATATGTGCTCAATGCAGCTTAACTAAGAATGTAGAACTCAGTTGCAGCATCATATTATCAGATGAAATTATTGACTGCTGATATCATCAGCTAGGCACAGTTTTACTgctatataaatacacacacaaaaaaatagaaGAGACCTTGTGGTAAAAATGGGAATACTCATAAAGCAATATGTATGACATAGACACATTACTGGTACATTAGTCAAAAATTGCTAACTCAAAAACTTTCCTTTAATTCCTGAAATGCGGGtattgtaatttttaattttctcatgaATGTGGGTGATTCAAAATTTCCAATACTGACATTTTTCTAATCTCACTTCAATGCTACCTGAGAAAAATAAGGTTCAACGTGACTctgttttattgttatttgtaGTATGAAGGAGTCATGTAACTGTTTTCATCTCTAAACATTCCCTAGAGGAATAAGACTCACTCTTACCTTGATCATAATGTCAACTGAAAATTTAGTCTTGATTTCCAATGACTTTGTATAACAAAATCTGCACAGCATCCCTAGTTCGAATTTATCTCTAATTTCCAATTTATACTTAATAACATATTCAGTGAGAAaacaatcttattttattttgttaaagttTTAGACCAGAGCTTTTTTATACAATTTTTCATCTCTGAATTTCTCAAGGTATATATCAATGGATTCAACATGGGGCTAACAACTGTATAAAACACAGCGATATATTTATCAATAGGAACGTTGGAGACAGGCCTAGCATATATAAAACTGCAGGGAGCAAAAAAACACACAACCACCGTGATATGGGAGCTGCAGGTGAACAGAGCTTTGCGCCTTCCTTCCTGACTGTGGGTCTTAAGAGAGTTTAGAATGATTCCATAGGAGACTAAGAGAAAGGTGAAAATTCCCACACAGATTACTCCACCATTGGCCATGACGGTGATGCCAAGGAAGTAGGTGTCAGTGCACGCAAGTCCCAGTAGTGGATTCATGTCACACATGAAGTGATCAATGACATTGGGACCACAAAAAGGGAGTTTATACACAGTCAGAACTTGAATCGTTGAGTGTACTGTGCCTCCAACACCAGCGACCAGCAAAAGGAGAATGCACACCCGCTGGTTCATAATGGTCAAATAGTGCAGTGgcttgcagatggccacatagcgatcataggccatGAAAACCAGAAGGAAGACCTCAACACCGCCAAATAAGTGCTCTACGAAGAGCTGGAGCATGCATGATTTGAAAGAAATAgtctttttattatataataagtCTATAATCAAATTTGGTGAGATGGAATTGCAATAAAGAGCATCCAGGACTGACAGACAGGCAAGAAAGAAGTACATTGGGGATTTTAAGGAAGGGCTGGCAATCACTGTCCCTGCAATGAGCAAGTTGCCCAGCATTGTCACA
This Rattus norvegicus strain BN/NHsdMcwi chromosome 3, GRCr8, whole genome shotgun sequence DNA region includes the following protein-coding sequences:
- the Or4a70 gene encoding olfactory receptor Olr705 produces the protein MGQGYNVTEFIFVGLTQDPAGQKALFALFSLTYIVTMLGNLLIAGTVIASPSLKSPMYFFLACLSVLDALYCNSISPNLIIDLLYNKKTISFKSCMLQLFVEHLFGGVEVFLLVFMAYDRYVAICKPLHYLTIMNQRVCILLLLVAGVGGTVHSTIQVLTVYKLPFCGPNVIDHFMCDMNPLLGLACTDTYFLGITVMANGGVICVGIFTFLLVSYGIILNSLKTHSQEGRRKALFTCSSHITVVVCFFAPCSFIYARPVSNVPIDKYIAVFYTVVSPMLNPLIYTLRNSEMKNCIKKLWSKTLTK